Part of the Candidatus Methylarchaceae archaeon HK02M2 genome, TTCAAACCGGGTGTATACCTGGACTTTGTAAACCTGTCTTCTCATCAAAACCCATCATTATATTCATATTCTGTACAGCCGTCCCAGCAGCACCCTTCATCAAGTTATCAGTAGCTGAAAAAACAACGACTCTATTGATATGTTCGTCTGATTCGAACCCAATATCACAATAGTTCGAGCCTATAACCACCTTAGGATCAGGAAGCTTGTAAAGAGCTTTCATATCCCTAACAAGCCTTATAAAAGGCTCCTTTTGGTAGAAGGTTCTGAAAATTTTCCATAAATCACGAATAGTTAGGTGATTAAACGTAAATGTATGACAAGTAGATAAGATACCTCTCACTATATTGACCGCATGAGCAGACATAGCAATTTTTACGCTATCTTTTGTAAGAAGATCAAGTTCTTGCTCAATCTCTGCTGTGTGTCTGTGACCTACTGGCTTATAAGGTCTTATCACTCCAAAACGAATAGCATGGTGGGTTGCTGGCGAAGGAGCAGCTCCGGCACCCGATGAGCCTATCTTTATATCTACGACTATCCGATCTTTCTCAATTAGATTATTCTTGATTAGAGGCGCTAAAGGAAGAATGGAGGCAACTGCCATGCAACCCGGACACGCTATCAATGATGAATTCTTTATCTCTTCACGGTGGAGTTCCGGAACTCCATATACAAATTTCTTGAGTAAGTCAGGATTAGGATGCTCATACCCATACCACTTTGGATAATCTTCAGGATCTTTCAACCTGAAATCTGCGCTTAGATCGATTATTTTCTTTCTCATCTTTACATAATCAGGAACTATCTTTACTGATGAGCCATGAGGTAAAGCTAAGAATACGAGATCACACTTCTCTGCTATCTCTTGTGAGTTTTGATCAATAAACTTGAGGTCTGTTAAGCCTCTTAAGTTCGAGTGGACATGATATACATAATCTCCTTTATAACGTCTCGAAGTTGCACATACAATATCCACTTGAGGATGAAAGAGCAGTATCCTTAATAATTCTCCTCCTACATAACCTGAAGCTCCCACTACTCCTACTTTTGTTTTCATCTTCTCACCGATTTTATAACATAATTTAAAATCTTTTCAGGTATGTCATTTGCTCCAGCAGTCATGGCGCCTTTAAACTCTACTGTGTTGTTTATCTCATGAACTAGAACTCCTTTAGGACTTTCCATAGCATCAACACCTAAAATCCCGCCCCCTACAGCCTTTGCAGCCTTCAACACAACATCTTCGAGCTCCTTTGTTAAGGGACAGATTTCAGTTCTTCCTCCCCTCGCAACATTTGTCCTCCAATCTTCATTCGAATACCTATAAATAGATGCTATTACCCTGTCACCAACAATTACAGTTCTTATATCCCTTTGTGGACGACTAACCATCTCTTGGATATAATAGATCTTATGGAGAGGATTGTTTAAAATCTCTCTTGACTCTATCAATGCCTCTGTCGTATCTTTATCTTTGAGTGGTGCAATCAACCTGCCCCAGCTCCCTATTATCGGCTTTAGAACAGCTGGATAACCTATCTCCTCCAGAGTTTTCGATACTCCTTCTGGTGAAAAAGCGATGTAAGTTTGAGGTGTAGGTACTCCAGATTCCACTAAAGCTAATGTACCTAAAACTTTGTTCCCACATATTTGAGCCACTTTTAATGGATTTATTACATCTATACCTTTACTTTCAAAAAATGCAGTAATATGTAAACCTCTAAAATAACTTATACACCTCTGTAGGACTATCTCTCCATAAACAGCCTTGAAATTTTCTTGACTTTGTGTATTCAAACAAAGTTTCTTCGCATTTATGGGTATTATGTTCAAACCTTTCTTTTTACTCTTCTCTATAAGGACTTTTTCCTCCCAACGGATTCTGTCAAATACAAGCCCAATGCGTTTTATCAATACTTCATTCTCCCCAATCCTCTCCAATATCTTCTGCTTTTTTCAAAGATACACCATCAGAAGTTACTTCGGAGACTTCGTAATCGAGTCCGCAATCAGGACACGTAACGATCTCACCTACTATCAAATTTTCTGGTAATTCAATTTCTCCATCACATTCCGAACACTTCGTCTTCATATATCGATCACCTCCTTTAATTTTGAGATTTCTTCAGCCAGCATATTATCTGCAAATTTTAACTTCTCTTTCTTTTTTGAGATCCAGTTGTAATTTTTTAAAGCTTCATATCTTTTTTTCAACATTCTTGAGACTTCATTCGAGCTGGGCCCGCCTCTTACCGATCTTATCTTGACATTTTCAGTTATATCAAAAGCTTTTTGTATAGCTTCATTAGGGGTATGTAAGCTCTTTCCAATAGTCATCTTTATGATCTCGTCTAAATCTTCTTTAGCTACTTGATCCAATCTCTTATTATCTGTTAAAGCTTTTCGGACGAGTATACCTACTATTCTATGAGCACTTCTGAAAGGAATACGGTGCTCTCTAACAATCGTGTCTGCCAGTTCTGTTGCCGTTGACATTTCGTTCTGGGCAAGATCGATAAGTCTCTTTGTGTTAAATCTCATCTTTTTAAACATATGAGAGAATATCTTGATTGTCGATAAAGTAGTCTCACATGATTCCCATATATGATGTGTTAGTTCTTGTAAGTCGAGATTATAGCTGTAGGGTAGAGCCTTTAAAATTGTAAGAGATGCTAATAGATTTCCATAAATATTTGAAGTTTTAGCACGAACTAGTTCAATAACAACAGGGTTTTTCTTCTGTGGCATTATACTACTTGTAGATGCGTAATCTTCAGGCACCTCAACTATTGAGAATTCATAACTGCTCCAAAATATGAGTTCTTCTGCAAATCTACTTAGATCAGTCATAACTATTGCAAGGTCTGATATAGATTCTACTGCAAAATCTCTGGTGCTTACCGCATCAATAGAGTTCTCGACCAATCCATCGAAGCCTAAGAGCTTAGACACCATCTCTCTATCAATTTCAAAGCCTGTTGTAGCCAAAGCGCAAGCCCCCATAGGGCTAAGATTAATATGTTCATACACTCCCATCAGACGCTCTTCATCTCTCATCAATGAATCATAATATGCAAGAAGATGATGGGCAAGTGTTACAGGCTGCGCATGCTGTAAGTGAGTATAACCTGGCATAATCGTATTTAGATTCTCATCACACTTTTGTAAGATCGTTTTTAAAAGCAGAATAAGGGCTGAACTTATGTCTAATATGAACTCTCTTAAAGTCATCCTTATTGCTGTAGCCACTTGATCATTCCTACTCTTAGCTAGATTTAGTTGACCACCAACCATTTCTCCTATTTCTTTCACGACTAAAGCTTCAACATTCATATGAACATCTTCTAACTTTAAGTCCATCTCAATATCTTCAGGAATTTTTTCAAGAGCTTTAATGCAAAGAAAACCTTCTCTTGGATCGATTATCTCTTTTTTCACAAGCATAAGCATATGTGCTTTATTGATCTTAATCGTAGGTGTGATTAAGAACTTATCACTATTGATAGATGTAGTATATTCTGCCGCTTCATTAGAAAATTCTGATAATCTTTCTCCCCTTAATATGTCCAATTTATTTACCTCACTTCAGTTCCTTTTTTGTCTTAGATATCGAACGGGCTACACGACTAGGCAGACCCCAAAGCTCTATGAAACCTTTGGCAAGTGACTGATCGAATTTAGATGATATACCATAAGTCGCAAGGTTAGAATCGTATAAAGAATATTTTGAAGATCTACCTACAACTCTAAAATTTCCTTTGTAAAGTTTCATTCTTATTTTACCTTCCACTCTTTCTTGAGTTGTATTAATAAAAGCATCAAGATCATCTTTTAAAGGGTCGAGCCATAAACCTGAATAGACAAGCCATGACCATTGTGAGTCGACAATCTCCTTGAAAAAGAGCTCGTGCCGAGTAAGTACGAGTTTCTCGATATCCCTGTGAGCTTCTATAAGGCATAAAGCCCCAGGGCACTCGTAAATCTCACGGGACTTGATACCCACAAGTCTATCTTCTATATGGTCGATAATGCCAATGCCGTGCATTCCAGCAATTTCATTGATATATGATATGAGCTTAACTGAATCGTTTTCTATACCGTTTACAGATGTGGGTACTCCATTTTCAAACTCAATATCGATATATTTTGCTTCATCCGGTGCTTTTTCTATAGGCTTTACCCACTCGAATGCTTCTAAAGGCGGTTCAGTTCCGATATCTTCTATTGAACCTCCTTCTATAGATCTGCCCCATAAGTTCTGGTCTATACTGAAGATCGATTTTTTATACTCAATTTTTATACCATGCTCTCTCGCATATTGTATCTCTTGATCACGGCTTACGTTCCATTCACGGATTGGTGCCATGATACTGAGTTCTGGATTCAGGGATTTTATCGTTATTTCGATCCTAACTTGATCGTTCCCTTTTCCTGTGCATCCATGTGCCACAGCAGAAGCTCCTTCTTTTTCAGCTATTTTTACGAGTTTAGAAGCTATAATGGGTCTAGTAAGAGCAGTACTCAATGGATATTTTGATTCATATAATGAGTTAGCCTTTATAGATGGAAAGATATAATCTCTTACGAATTCTAACTTTGAGTCTATAAGATAATGTTTAATTGCCCCAATCTCCTTTGCTCTTCTCTCAATCTCTTTGAAATTGTCTTTCTGACCAACATCAACCGTTACTGTTATTATATCGGCTTTGTACTTCTCTTGTAGCCACTTAATTAATACCGATGTATCAAGTCCACCAGAATATGCCAGAACAATTTTTTCAGTCAGCTTTACCACTTCCTATGATCTTTATTACTGATAATATGTTACTCGTGATCAACTTCTTACTCCACAGATATGTTACTTTTGATGAATAACGAAATATTTTTATATTTTTTGGTCTAATTTGACCATTATTAATTAAAAATGACTAATATAATAAAAACTTCATCGATACCAGAATCCGTATCGAAGATTGTAAAAACTATCATAGAGAATGATGTCGCTCTTCAAGATGCTCTTCGAAGAAAATATGGGAATTTGAGTGCAATAGCAAGGATGATAAAACCGAAAGTTGAGATGAATATGCATAGAAAAGTCAACTTACAAAGTGTAATTACAGCTGTTAAGAGAACGAGGGGATCGTACAGTCTATTCTTTAAAGATGTAAGGAGAGTAATAGCTAATAGTGTAATAAACGTTAGAACAGATGTAGCCAAGCTCTCAATAGAAAAGACAAGAAAAAGCCTTTCAACTACAAAAAAGTTATTGGCAGACTATCAAGAAGAATTTTTACAAGTTTCCGAAAGTATAACAGCCATAACACTCATTTTCGACCAAAAATTATTTCCTGAGATATCCTCATTATTTCAGAGAGAGGATGTATTGGAAAAGAAGACGGACCTTGCAGCTATTATTATGCGTAGTCCTATAGAGATCACTGAAACTCCAGGGTGTATAGCAACTTTTTATAATCAAATTTCAAGAAGACGGATAAATATTTATGATACAACAAGTTGCTTTACTGATACTATTATGATTGTTAAAATGGAAGATGTTAGTGCTGCCTTTTCAGTTTTAACAGAATTAATCTCTGAAGCTCGTATATCCCAACAAAATGAAGCCAAAGAAAAGAATGATGAATAATAATAAGCATATAGAAATTGTCGATTTTTTTGGACATCCATTGATAAAAGCCACACATAAGACAACATTTGAAATTACAAAAGATACCGACCTCTCTAAAAGTGGAGATTGTATAATAGGTATAAAGGCGAATAAATCATGTATTGACATTAATGAGAAATTAAAAAAACGTATAAAACAGATAGATGTTCCTATAAAAATAACAATCTATGTAGGTAAGCATGTTTTTATTGTTAACGCGCTTGGGCATCCCTCACTTATGTTAAACGATGATAAGGATATCGTTGTTAGAAAAAGCAATTACGTCTGCCCAAGGACATTGGCTATATGTTCTACTAGAGCAGCTGAAGATTTGCCTCGATATATGGTTCGACTTTTACGGAAAAAGGAAACTAAAGGAAAGATGATAATCACGACTTTATGAGGATTAAAACCTAAAACCATCCTCTCCGATTAGAGCAACAAATACACAACCACAGATCTCCTCAATATTTATTCTCCCTCCCTCGAATTTTCTTAATTTTACAAGGGTTTGCATGAAAGTATTGCCTATAGGAGCCAGGATGATACCATTTATCTTTAATTGATTTTTTAGGCAATTAGGTATATGAGGTGCCGCAGCAGTTACCATTATTCTATCATATAGCATTTCTTCACTTCTTGCAGGATAGCCCAAAGTGCCATCACCCAATATTACATTAACCCTATTATAATATCCGGTCCTATCTAGATTATATTTAGGGAATTGTATCAGTTCAGGGACTCTTTCTATGGTAATGACGTGACCTTTTGTTATAGAATTTGTTGGTTTGACGATTTCGGCCATGAGGGCTGCATTATAGCCACTTCCTGTTCCTATCTCCAAGACTTTTAACCCGGGTTTAAGATCGAACTCTTCGAGCATAATAGCCACCATGTGAGGTGCTGAGATAGTCTGTCCTGTTCCACCTAACGGTAAAGGGGTGTCCTCATAAGCTAGGTTCTTCATATCGGGCCAGACGAACTCTTCACGAGGGACTGTAAAGAACGCCCTCTCAACTTCTTTCGATTTGATAATTCCCTCTTTCTTAAGCTTATCAACCATCATCTTTCTTAAAAGTGAAAAATTTCTTACTCCCTTCAAGAAAACCACCTCTCTAGAGTTTCAGACTTTTTTCTTTCAATAAATTCAAACCTAGCTATTGCAGATCTTACCCTTTCTTCTGAAAAATCCCTCTCATGGCATAAAAAATCGACTATCGACACAATATCTGGCTTACTCCATCTTAACTCGAAAGAATCTGTGACCTCTGGGTTTAGAAATATATTTCTGATCGTTTGATAGTCAATACTTGCTATTTGTTTTTGCATATCAGGAATATTATCTAAACTCTTGTGACTTTTAATTAACTTCAAAGCTTTCATAGGACCTATTCCTTTAAAGCCATCAGGGTTGAAGTCTGTCCCAATAAGTATGCCAATGTCAACGAGTTGCTCTCTTGTTATACTCAGATCTTTTAAAATCTTATCGAGATCCACCCTTTCCGGATCGATAGTTACATATACATTCTTTCCAGGGAGTTTTCTCTTTCCAGATATTGTCAAGTTTCTTACAAGCCTAGTAGCGCCAAAAAGTAAAGAGTCATGGTCTTGAGATACTGCGGCCCAGACTTCCCCCTTCCTAGCCATATAAGCAGCTTGAGCTTCACCCTCAGATGGAGCCTGCACCCAAGGTATGCCCATTATAGTTAACAACTTCTTTGCATCTTCAACCATTTTAGTCTCTAGTTGAGATGTACTCTGAGCATATTTCCTTACTTCATCAACCTTTCCAGCCTTGAATGCCTTCATATATTTCTCAGTGGCTTCTCTTTTAAACTTCCTTCTTCTCTCAATTTCTCTTTCCTTGATTTCTGGCGGTTTTCCATCAAAAACATAGACAAGTTTTATTCCCCTCTCAAGGAAATTTATATTTCGGTAGAATAAACCGCTCAGATGACTTGTTATCCTACGCTGTTTGTCCATTAGAGGTTCTCCCCACCCACCTCTTATAACAGCTAGGAATTGGTAGAGAGCATTGTAGGCATCAATAGCAAGTGTTCTCCTAGATAAATTATCTAATGATAACCTTTCTTTTTTTATTAGATTCTTTAAATCAACGCCCATTTTTCAAAATAAGGTATAGTATACAGTTATTTATGGCTTGATATTTAGTTATAATAGGAAGGAATTAATTAAACATAATTCTAGACTGAAGTTACTTTGCAAACTGACTTTGATGTAATTGTGGCTGGGGGTGGTGTATCTGGCCTCGTAACTGCAAGAGAGATAGCCGCTTCAGGTCTTAACGTTATCGTCTTAGAAGAAGATTATGAGATTGGGATCCCTGAGAAATGTGGAGGTCTTATCAGTATAAAAGCTCTAACGGATTTGGGGTTATACCCGAGCAGAAAAATCGTCGAAAATGAAATCAAAAGGGCAATTATTTACTCCCCACTTGGATCAAAGGTTGAGTTTGAAACTAAAAGGCAAAGGATCATCGTATTAAATAGGAGAAAATTTGATAGAGAACTTGCACGTCTTGCAGAGAGATACGGCACTTTATTAAATTTGGGAGAAAGGGTATTAAGTATCAAAACCGAAGATGAAATCATAAAAGTTACATCTACAAAATATGAAAAATCGGCTAAGATTTTAGTTGATGCAAGGGGAAAATCATCATTAAAGCATAGTCGCCAAAATGGATTTTTACAGGCTGCTCAATATGATGTATATGGATCTTGGTTTGAGAAAGATAGAGTTGAACTATATCTAGATAATAGAATTACACCTGAATTTTTCACATGGGTAATTCCACTAGGTAATGATATTGCCCGGTTAGGCGTTGCGGGTAAAGGAATAAATCCTTCCAGATATCTTGATGATTTTATAAAAGATCGCAAAGCTACGGTAATCAAAAAGATAGTATCGCCCATTTTTGTTGGCGGTGCATTATCAAATTTTATACATGATAAAGTAATCTTTGTTGGTGATGCAGCAGGTCAGACAAAACCTACAACTGGTGGAGGTATATTCACCGGAGGTATAGGTGGATTATTTGCAGGGAGAGCTATCTCAAAGAGCTTGCTTCTTAATGAGCCATCAGCTTTAGGAGAGTATGAACTTGAGTGGAAGAAGATGTTCGGAAAAGAATTCACAGTTATGTCCCAAGCAAGAAAAATCTTTAGAGAACTTGACAATAAAAAGATTGAACGGATATTTAAAGCGATGGCATCCTCAAATATTATTGATAGATTGGTAGATGAGGCCGACTTTGACTATCATTCTATTGGAATACACCTAACTTTGACTATTATTAAAGAAAATCCATCTTTAGCTTTAGATCTAATAAAATTAGGTACCGAGGCTATATTTAATCTAATCAAGAGTATAAAATAATTTCAAGAGAATCTAGATCCATCTCTACAGGTATAGGAGTTTACGATTATGAGATAGAATTTCATGGTGATATTAACTAAATAATTTTAATAGTTTTTTAATAGGTAAAGTATTGATTATATTATCCTTTTTGGCCCAACCTCTTCTGGCAGTTGCTATTCCTAGATTTAGATATCTTAAATGTTCTATGCTATGTGAATCTGTGTTTATGACTAATTTACAACCAAACTCTAGAGCTCTTTTAACATTTATATCGTTTAAATCCAATCTATTCGGATAAGAGTTTATTTCCAGAAAAGTATTGGTTTCTATTGACTTCTCGAAGACCTTTTCAAAGTCAAGATCATAACCAGCTCTTTCTTGAATCTTTCTTCCAGTAGGATGGGCAATTATATCAACATTTTCATTATCCATAGCTGATATTATCCTTTTAGTTATTTTTTCTTTTCCCTGTCTAAAACCAGAATGTATACTAGCTACAACAACATCCAAATTTTTTAATACTTTGTCTTTAATGTCTAATTTACCCTCAGAATCTATGTTGACCTCTACACCTTTTAATACCGTTAATCCATTGATTCTCTCATCGACTTCTTCAATCTCCTTCATCTGTTTTCTGATAGTTATTTCATCCATCCCTTTAGCTATACGTAAAGTACCTGTATGATCGGTTATAGCTATATACTCATGCCCTAGTCCCTTAGCTGCCTTTGCCATTTCCTCGATTGTATGAGAACCATCACTCCATTTAGAATGCATTTGTAGGTCTCCTTTCAACTCATTATACCCAATCAATTTAGGAATTTTCCCTTCTAAAGCCGCTTCTATTTCCCCTCTATTTTCCCTTAATTCAGGTTCTATATACGTCATTCCTAATCTTTGGAAAATTTCTTCTTCCGTTTTTCCAACCTTTTGTTTCCCATCCTTAAAGAGTCCATACTCGTTTAGTTTGAGCCCTTTCTTAATCGCTACCCTCCTCATTTCAACATTAAATTCTTTAGAACCCGTAAAATACATCAAAGCGGCGCCGAAAGATTTTCTTTCGATTACTCTAAGATCTGATTGTATACCCTCCTTTAACTTCACAGTAGATTTGGATTTCCCCTTTGCCACTACTCTAATAACTCCATCATAACTCGTGAAGAAATCCATAATTTTTTCTGGTTTCTTCGTTATAACTAATATATCGATATCCCTGATAGTCTCTTTCTTTCTCCTTATCGATCCTGTTATCTCGACCTTGTCAACAAACTTGGACTTATTTAGTTCGTTTCTAAGATTTTCAGATATTGGAATAATATAGCCCAGTAAGTTTCGCTCTTTCTTTTTTCTAGCAAATTTGATATTTGCCAGGATTTTTTCTTCAGTTTTTTTTCCCAAACCCCCCAATTCTCTGATTTTATGTTTTTTCGCCGCTCGCTCTAAGTCGTCTAGATTTTTGATACTTAATTTTTTATACAAAATTTTGATTGTTTTAGGTCCAAGACCTTCTACTGCTAAAAGAGATTCGAAATCGATAGGGAACTCTTTCTTAAGATCTTCATAATATTTCAATGAACCGGTATCGATTAACTCTTCAATCTTCTTTGCTATATTTTCTCCAACTCCTGGTAATTCTTTAAGTTTGCCTTCTTCCTTTACTTCTTCGATATCTTTAGACAAAGATTTAACGGAAATAGCGGCCTTTCTGTATGCTCTTGGCTTGAATTCAACGTCTTTTAACTCCAATAAATCCGCAATTTCGTTTAGAATTTTTGCCACTTTTAGATTCTTCATTCACATTAATTACCGTTTGTTTACTTCTATTTAGTAATCATTCTTTATACTTATCGAGTAAGGAGGGGCATTAATATTATAAATATGATGAAAAAAGGATTCTTGATATTAAGTAAAAGCTGTATCCTAATCTCTACTTACTATGACTTACCTGAACATGGGTATTACTCCACTTCTAAGTAAGCACTAATAGATAAGACAATGATAATAGATTAAGGAAAGAAGAGTAGGAAGAATTTTATAAGAAGCACGCTCCGGATAAACTGCCTTGGGAGATCGGAAACCTGGTAGATTTTGTAGAAAAGAATTTGATACGAAGAGTCAGGGTCTTTTATGTTTGTTCTGGGTCGGAAATACAGGTAATGTGTATTTAGAGACCTTGGACGATCTTAATGTTAATGGAATAAGCGAGATATATTTATAAAAAGAAGCAAGAACAGTCAGCATGTAGGAATCTTCTAATTAGGGTATCGAAAATGACTCGCAAAACAGATTTAGTGCTTCTTCATGCACCAAGTGTATATGACTTTAGGAAAAGATCGATAATGTATGGACCAATAAGCGACGTTGTACCTCCCACACCTATTTTTGACATGTATCCTATTGGTTTTATTAGCATTTTACGATATTTAGAGCTATATGGATACAAAGTTCGTATCATCAATATTGCTTTGAAGATGTTAGAAGATCCCAAGTTTGATCCTGAAAATCAAATAAAACACCTAAAATCTGAAGCATTCGGTATAGATTTCCATTGGCTAGTCCATGCCCAGGGAAGTCTAGAACTTGCACGTATAATTAAAAAACATCATCCAAACAGTCCAGTTATTTTAGGTGGGTTATCATCGACATATTTCCATAATCAAATTATTCAAAATTATCCATATGTAGATTATATAATTCGTGGCGACTCTGCTGAAAAACCTTTACTTCAATTAATGCAACATATAGAAAATAAATCCAAAAAGTGTCCTGAAAATGTACAGAACATCACATGGAGAGATTCTAATAACAAAATACATATCAATTCACTCTCTTTCGTTCCTGAGTGTCTTGATGACTTTTTAATAGATTGTGGATCTATAGTAAAGTCTGCTTTAAGGTATAGGGATGTATCAGGTCATCTACCATGTAAAGAATGGAA contains:
- the argH gene encoding argininosuccinate lyase is translated as MDILRGERLSEFSNEAAEYTTSINSDKFLITPTIKINKAHMLMLVKKEIIDPREGFLCIKALEKIPEDIEMDLKLEDVHMNVEALVVKEIGEMVGGQLNLAKSRNDQVATAIRMTLREFILDISSALILLLKTILQKCDENLNTIMPGYTHLQHAQPVTLAHHLLAYYDSLMRDEERLMGVYEHINLSPMGACALATTGFEIDREMVSKLLGFDGLVENSIDAVSTRDFAVESISDLAIVMTDLSRFAEELIFWSSYEFSIVEVPEDYASTSSIMPQKKNPVVIELVRAKTSNIYGNLLASLTILKALPYSYNLDLQELTHHIWESCETTLSTIKIFSHMFKKMRFNTKRLIDLAQNEMSTATELADTIVREHRIPFRSAHRIVGILVRKALTDNKRLDQVAKEDLDEIIKMTIGKSLHTPNEAIQKAFDITENVKIRSVRGGPSSNEVSRMLKKRYEALKNYNWISKKKEKLKFADNMLAEEISKLKEVIDI
- a CDS encoding DUF371 domain-containing protein, which codes for MMNNNKHIEIVDFFGHPLIKATHKTTFEITKDTDLSKSGDCIIGIKANKSCIDINEKLKKRIKQIDVPIKITIYVGKHVFIVNALGHPSLMLNDDKDIVVRKSNYVCPRTLAICSTRAAEDLPRYMVRLLRKKETKGKMIITTL
- a CDS encoding lysine biosynthesis protein LysW, whose product is MKTKCSECDGEIELPENLIVGEIVTCPDCGLDYEVSEVTSDGVSLKKAEDIGEDWGE
- the lysX gene encoding lysine biosynthesis protein LysX, which produces MERIGENEVLIKRIGLVFDRIRWEEKVLIEKSKKKGLNIIPINAKKLCLNTQSQENFKAVYGEIVLQRCISYFRGLHITAFFESKGIDVINPLKVAQICGNKVLGTLALVESGVPTPQTYIAFSPEGVSKTLEEIGYPAVLKPIIGSWGRLIAPLKDKDTTEALIESREILNNPLHKIYYIQEMVSRPQRDIRTVIVGDRVIASIYRYSNEDWRTNVARGGRTEICPLTKELEDVVLKAAKAVGGGILGVDAMESPKGVLVHEINNTVEFKGAMTAGANDIPEKILNYVIKSVRR
- the polX gene encoding DNA polymerase/3'-5' exonuclease PolX, which codes for MKNLKVAKILNEIADLLELKDVEFKPRAYRKAAISVKSLSKDIEEVKEEGKLKELPGVGENIAKKIEELIDTGSLKYYEDLKKEFPIDFESLLAVEGLGPKTIKILYKKLSIKNLDDLERAAKKHKIRELGGLGKKTEEKILANIKFARKKKERNLLGYIIPISENLRNELNKSKFVDKVEITGSIRRKKETIRDIDILVITKKPEKIMDFFTSYDGVIRVVAKGKSKSTVKLKEGIQSDLRVIERKSFGAALMYFTGSKEFNVEMRRVAIKKGLKLNEYGLFKDGKQKVGKTEEEIFQRLGMTYIEPELRENRGEIEAALEGKIPKLIGYNELKGDLQMHSKWSDGSHTIEEMAKAAKGLGHEYIAITDHTGTLRIAKGMDEITIRKQMKEIEEVDERINGLTVLKGVEVNIDSEGKLDIKDKVLKNLDVVVASIHSGFRQGKEKITKRIISAMDNENVDIIAHPTGRKIQERAGYDLDFEKVFEKSIETNTFLEINSYPNRLDLNDINVKRALEFGCKLVINTDSHSIEHLRYLNLGIATARRGWAKKDNIINTLPIKKLLKLFS
- the argC gene encoding N-acetyl-gamma-glutamyl-phosphate reductase is translated as MKTKVGVVGASGYVGGELLRILLFHPQVDIVCATSRRYKGDYVYHVHSNLRGLTDLKFIDQNSQEIAEKCDLVFLALPHGSSVKIVPDYVKMRKKIIDLSADFRLKDPEDYPKWYGYEHPNPDLLKKFVYGVPELHREEIKNSSLIACPGCMAVASILPLAPLIKNNLIEKDRIVVDIKIGSSGAGAAPSPATHHAIRFGVIRPYKPVGHRHTAEIEQELDLLTKDSVKIAMSAHAVNIVRGILSTCHTFTFNHLTIRDLWKIFRTFYQKEPFIRLVRDMKALYKLPDPKVVIGSNYCDIGFESDEHINRVVVFSATDNLMKGAAGTAVQNMNIMMGFDEKTGLQSPGIHPV
- a CDS encoding argininosuccinate synthase codes for the protein MVKLTEKIVLAYSGGLDTSVLIKWLQEKYKADIITVTVDVGQKDNFKEIERRAKEIGAIKHYLIDSKLEFVRDYIFPSIKANSLYESKYPLSTALTRPIIASKLVKIAEKEGASAVAHGCTGKGNDQVRIEITIKSLNPELSIMAPIREWNVSRDQEIQYAREHGIKIEYKKSIFSIDQNLWGRSIEGGSIEDIGTEPPLEAFEWVKPIEKAPDEAKYIDIEFENGVPTSVNGIENDSVKLISYINEIAGMHGIGIIDHIEDRLVGIKSREIYECPGALCLIEAHRDIEKLVLTRHELFFKEIVDSQWSWLVYSGLWLDPLKDDLDAFINTTQERVEGKIRMKLYKGNFRVVGRSSKYSLYDSNLATYGISSKFDQSLAKGFIELWGLPSRVARSISKTKKELK
- a CDS encoding protein-L-isoaspartate(D-aspartate) O-methyltransferase, which gives rise to MKGVRNFSLLRKMMVDKLKKEGIIKSKEVERAFFTVPREEFVWPDMKNLAYEDTPLPLGGTGQTISAPHMVAIMLEEFDLKPGLKVLEIGTGSGYNAALMAEIVKPTNSITKGHVITIERVPELIQFPKYNLDRTGYYNRVNVILGDGTLGYPARSEEMLYDRIMVTAAAPHIPNCLKNQLKINGIILAPIGNTFMQTLVKLRKFEGGRINIEEICGCVFVALIGEDGFRF
- the fen gene encoding flap endonuclease-1, whose protein sequence is MGVDLKNLIKKERLSLDNLSRRTLAIDAYNALYQFLAVIRGGWGEPLMDKQRRITSHLSGLFYRNINFLERGIKLVYVFDGKPPEIKEREIERRRKFKREATEKYMKAFKAGKVDEVRKYAQSTSQLETKMVEDAKKLLTIMGIPWVQAPSEGEAQAAYMARKGEVWAAVSQDHDSLLFGATRLVRNLTISGKRKLPGKNVYVTIDPERVDLDKILKDLSITREQLVDIGILIGTDFNPDGFKGIGPMKALKLIKSHKSLDNIPDMQKQIASIDYQTIRNIFLNPEVTDSFELRWSKPDIVSIVDFLCHERDFSEERVRSAIARFEFIERKKSETLERWFS
- a CDS encoding NAD(P)/FAD-dependent oxidoreductase, with product MQTDFDVIVAGGGVSGLVTAREIAASGLNVIVLEEDYEIGIPEKCGGLISIKALTDLGLYPSRKIVENEIKRAIIYSPLGSKVEFETKRQRIIVLNRRKFDRELARLAERYGTLLNLGERVLSIKTEDEIIKVTSTKYEKSAKILVDARGKSSLKHSRQNGFLQAAQYDVYGSWFEKDRVELYLDNRITPEFFTWVIPLGNDIARLGVAGKGINPSRYLDDFIKDRKATVIKKIVSPIFVGGALSNFIHDKVIFVGDAAGQTKPTTGGGIFTGGIGGLFAGRAISKSLLLNEPSALGEYELEWKKMFGKEFTVMSQARKIFRELDNKKIERIFKAMASSNIIDRLVDEADFDYHSIGIHLTLTIIKENPSLALDLIKLGTEAIFNLIKSIK